CCCGGCTGCTGCTGCGGCGCTACGAGCAGTGCGTACCGGCCGGCGCCCGTGGTGAGACGCCGGCGCTGACCGCCTGAGGTCCGGCGCCCCGTGCCGGGTCCCGCCGGCCGCTGCGGTCCGGCGGGACCGGCCGCTCAGCCGGCCCGGGTGCGCAGCCAGGCCGTCGTCCACGGTGGCAGCTGCGCAGCGGAGACGGGGGCGGAGGACACCAGCAGCTCACCGGGCGGCAGCGGCCGTGGCTCGTCCGACAGGTTCGTCACGCAGCTCCAGCCGCCGGTGCGGCGGAAGTGCAGCACTCCGTCGGCCGCCGTCCGGGAGTCGCCGACCCACTCCAGCGCCTCGTCCGCCACCAGCCGGCGGCGCAGCCGCAGCGCCGTGCGGTACAGCTCCAACGGCGTGCCGGGCACGCCCTGTTGGGCCGACACGGACAGCTCGCCCCAGCCCGGCGGCTGCGGCAGCCAGGACCCGCCGCTGCCGAAGCCGTACGAGCTGCCGCCGCGCTGCCACGGCAGGGGCACCCGGCAGCCGTCGCGTCCCTTCAGCCGGCCGCCGCTGCGCGTCCACACCGGGTCCCTCAGGTCCTCCCGGGCCAGGTCGGCGACCTCGGGCAGGCCCAGTTCCTCGCCCTGGTACAGGTAGCCGGAGCCGGGCAGCGCCAGCATCAGCAGCGTCGCGGCCAGCGCCCGGCGTAGTCCGAACTGCCGGTCCAGCGGCGGCTTCTCCCCGTCGGCGAGCAGCCACGCCTCCTCGTCGCAGCCGTCCGGGAGGCCGTGCCGGGAGGCGTGCCGGATCACGTCGTGGTTGGAGAGCACCCAGGTCGCGGTCGCCCCGGCCGCCCGGGCGTCGGCGAGCGCGGTGTCGATGGCGGACCGCAGCTCCTCGGCGTGCAGCGACGCCTTGAGGAAGTCGAAGTTGAACGCCTGCCCCAGCTCCTGCGGCGTGGCGTAGGCGGCGCGGCGGGAGTTGCGCACCCATGCCTCGGCGACGGCGATCCGCGGCGGGTCGTACTCGTCGAAGACCCGGCGCCAGTCGCGGAAGATGTCATGGACCTCGTCCCGGTCCCAGAACGGGTGGCTGCCGTCCTCGGGCAGGTCCTCCGGCTGGTAGCTCTCGACGGTGCCGAGGTCGCGCAGCGGCGCCGCCAGGTCCTTGGCGAGGCCGTGCGCCACATCGACCCGGAACCCGTCCACGCCCCGGTCGGCCCAGAAGCGCAGGGTCGTACGGAAATCCTCGCGGACCTCGGGGTTGTCCCAGTTGAAATCGGGCTGCTGCGGGGCGAAGAGGTGGAGGTACCACCAGCCGTCGGGCAGCCGGGTCCAGGCCGGGCCGCCGAAGCAGGAGACCCAGTCGGTGGGCGGCTGCTCGCCGTGCTCGCCCCTGCCCGCGCGGAAGACGTAGCGCTCCCTGGCGGCGGATCCGGGGGCGGCCCGCAGCGCTTCCCGGAACCAGACGTGCCGGTCGGAGGAGTGGTTGGGGACGATGTCCACCATCACCTTGAGGCCGAGGCGGTGCGCCTCGGCGACCAGGGCGTCGAAGTCGTCGAGGGTGCCGAGCCGGGGATCGACGGCGCGGTAGTCCGCCACGTCGTAGCCGCCGTCGGCCAGTTCGGAGGGGTAGAAGGGGCTGAGCCAGACGGCGTCCACACCGAGTCCGGCGAGGTGGCCGAGCCGGGAGGTCACACCGGGGAGGTCACCGATGCCGTCGCCGTCGGAATCGGCGAAGCTGCGCGGATACACCTGGTAGACGACGGCCTGCCGCCACCAGTCGGTGGCGCCGTGCCCTGCGCCGAGGCGCTGTGCGGTCACGTGACTGCCTTTCGGTCGGGTGCGAAGGGCGTCGCCCGGTGTCCTCCGGTGTCGTCCTCGACCGCCCCGGAGGCCAGGTGCTCCGCACGTTCGTGACGTTCTTCATGACAGCGCTTGCAGGCTAGAAGTGGGCTCTCGCTCGGGTCAACGGTCGGCACCCCACGGGTTTCGGAGCCAACCTCCCTGCCAGCGCTGTCATCGCGCCTCTGTGCTAGCGTCCCGCCATGCCCTCAGCTCGGAGCGAGGCCACGATGGCCGATGTGGCCCGGCGGGCAGGGGTTTCGGTGTCCACCGTCTCGCGCACCCTGCGCGGACTGTCGACGGTCTCGGCCCCGACCCGCGCCCGGGTGGAAGCGGCGGCCCGCGAGCTCTCCTTCGCGATCACCCGCAGCGCATCGAGCCTCGTCACCGGCCGCACCGGCCGCGTCGCCGTACTGCTCCCGGACCTGGAGTCGTGGTTCCTGGGCGCCGCGCTCTCCGGCATGGCGCCCGCCCTGCGCGACGCCGGCCTGGAACTGCTCGTGTACAGCGTCACCGACGTCCGCGAACGTGCCGACTTCTTCGACCGGTTGCCGGCCCGCCGCAACGCCGACGCCCTCCTCGTCGTGAGCTTCGCGCTCTCCCCCGCCGAACGTGCCCGCCTGGACGACCTGGGCATGCCGCTCGTCTTCGTCAGCCAGCACGCCCCGGGCCGCCCCAGCGTCTACGTGGACGACGAGGACGCCGCCCTGCGCGGCACCCGCCACCTCCTCAACCTCGGCCACCGGCGGATCGCCTTCCTCCAGACGGCCGACGGGACCGGCTTCACCTGGAGCAGCAAGAGCCGCCTCGCGGGCCATCTGCGGGCCCTGACCGAGGCGGGCATCGAGCCCGACGACGCACTCGTCCTCAGCGTGCCGGACTGGAAGGGCAACGGAATGGCCGCGGCGGTCGGACGCCTGCTGTCCCTGCAGGACCCGCCCACCGCCCTCTTCACCGAGACCGACGACCTGGCCTTCCGCCTGCTCGCAGCGCTACGGGACGCCAACATCCCGGTCCCCGGGCGGGTTTCGGTCATGGGCTTCGACGACCACGTCATGGCCGGCGTCATGGGCCTGACGACGCTGGCCCAGCCCGCCGTGGAAATCGGCCGCGCCGCGGTGCACCTCGCCCGCTCGGTGATCGACAACTCCGACGGCACCCACCCCCGCCACATCGTCCTCCCCACCGAACTCGTCCCCCGCGGCACCACGGCACCACCACCGCCGGCGGGGCTCTAGACCCTCCCGGCTACGCCCCACCGCCCCGCGGCCGCACCGGAGTTCACCGCCGCGCTGCAACCGACAGCGACGGGCCCGGTCGCGTGATCATCCTGGCCTGCACCGAGCAGACGAGCGTCTCGATCCAGCCAACACCCTCTCCACCCCTACGACCGACACGTTGTGGTGGAAATCAGCCCGGACACTCCGCTGGCCGCAAAGAACATCGGCGTACGCCTCCTCCAGGACGCGCCGCACGACTTCCTCGGCAACCGCATCCCCACCGCGCACCCGAACCCGGGGGCGTACCAGGCGGCCGACCGCTCCCGAACGGCAGCGGGCTACCTTAGTTGCCCCCAAATTAGTAACCTGGCAACTATGATCTACAAGCGCTCAACGTTGGCTCTGGCGGTGCTCTCCCTGCTGGCCGAGGTGGACCACCAGCAGGAGCCCGGCATGCACCCCTACCGGATGCAGCGGTTGATGAAGGACCGCGGCAAGGGCGAAGTGGTCAACGTGGGACAGCGGGCCAGCCTCTACCGCACCATCGAGCGGCTGCACCGCAAGGCCCTGATCGAGGTGCGGGAGAGCAGCCGCGAGCACAACCGCCCCGAGCGGACGCTCTACGCCCTCACCGACGAGGGCCGTGCCGTGTGGCGGGGCTGGATGCTCGACGCGCTGGCGGCACCGACCCGCGAGTACCCGGAGTTCCTGGCCGCCATGGCGTTCGTCCCGCTCCTCGAACCGGGCGAGGTGGCCGAGCAACTGGAGAAGCGCCGGGCGAACCTCGCCACCGAACTGGCCCGCCTCGACGCGCAGATCGCGGCGTCCGGGGAGTGGGGCAGGTTGTTCACCCTGGAGATGGAGTGCATGCGGGCCACGACCGCCGCGGAGCTGGACTGGGTCGCATCCGTCATCGCGGACCTGCGCTCCGGTCGCATCACCTGGACCAAGGAGTGGCTGGCCGCCATGGCGGCCGCGCACGCCCGCTGAGCCGCCCACGCGCCCGGGCGGACCACGTCCCGGGCAGCGCCCGGGACCACGGCGCCGACGCGCCTTCCACATGAGGAAATGGGAGACCGAAATGCCCGGTTTACCTTTGCATGTCATCATCATCGGCGCCGGCACGGGCGGGCTCTGCCTCGCCCAGGGCCTCAAGCGA
The sequence above is a segment of the Streptomyces lydicus genome. Coding sequences within it:
- a CDS encoding PadR family transcriptional regulator; the protein is MVEISPDTPLAAKNIGVRLLQDAPHDFLGNRIPTAHPNPGAYQAADRSRTAAGYLSCPQISNLATMIYKRSTLALAVLSLLAEVDHQQEPGMHPYRMQRLMKDRGKGEVVNVGQRASLYRTIERLHRKALIEVRESSREHNRPERTLYALTDEGRAVWRGWMLDALAAPTREYPEFLAAMAFVPLLEPGEVAEQLEKRRANLATELARLDAQIAASGEWGRLFTLEMECMRATTAAELDWVASVIADLRSGRITWTKEWLAAMAAAHAR
- a CDS encoding glycoside hydrolase family 13 protein encodes the protein MTAQRLGAGHGATDWWRQAVVYQVYPRSFADSDGDGIGDLPGVTSRLGHLAGLGVDAVWLSPFYPSELADGGYDVADYRAVDPRLGTLDDFDALVAEAHRLGLKVMVDIVPNHSSDRHVWFREALRAAPGSAARERYVFRAGRGEHGEQPPTDWVSCFGGPAWTRLPDGWWYLHLFAPQQPDFNWDNPEVREDFRTTLRFWADRGVDGFRVDVAHGLAKDLAAPLRDLGTVESYQPEDLPEDGSHPFWDRDEVHDIFRDWRRVFDEYDPPRIAVAEAWVRNSRRAAYATPQELGQAFNFDFLKASLHAEELRSAIDTALADARAAGATATWVLSNHDVIRHASRHGLPDGCDEEAWLLADGEKPPLDRQFGLRRALAATLLMLALPGSGYLYQGEELGLPEVADLAREDLRDPVWTRSGGRLKGRDGCRVPLPWQRGGSSYGFGSGGSWLPQPPGWGELSVSAQQGVPGTPLELYRTALRLRRRLVADEALEWVGDSRTAADGVLHFRRTGGWSCVTNLSDEPRPLPPGELLVSSAPVSAAQLPPWTTAWLRTRAG
- a CDS encoding LacI family DNA-binding transcriptional regulator, translated to MPSARSEATMADVARRAGVSVSTVSRTLRGLSTVSAPTRARVEAAARELSFAITRSASSLVTGRTGRVAVLLPDLESWFLGAALSGMAPALRDAGLELLVYSVTDVRERADFFDRLPARRNADALLVVSFALSPAERARLDDLGMPLVFVSQHAPGRPSVYVDDEDAALRGTRHLLNLGHRRIAFLQTADGTGFTWSSKSRLAGHLRALTEAGIEPDDALVLSVPDWKGNGMAAAVGRLLSLQDPPTALFTETDDLAFRLLAALRDANIPVPGRVSVMGFDDHVMAGVMGLTTLAQPAVEIGRAAVHLARSVIDNSDGTHPRHIVLPTELVPRGTTAPPPPAGL